Below is a window of Aeromonas veronii DNA.
TCCACTGATTTCATCCGCTTGTCTCCCTATCCCGCCGCTTGATCCACAAATAGCGTCCGATTAATCACCCCCTTGCACTTCTTTATTGGAGATAGATCCGGCACAATATCGACCCCACTTTTTTCCTCGGTTTTTCCGGGCATGACCATAGATTTCGTGACACTGCTACATCAAAGCGACTCGCTGCTGCTGTTTGTGGTACTGGCCTTCGGCCTGCTGCTGGGCAAAGTTCGTCTTGGCAACTTCCAGATTGGCAACACCATTGGGGTACTCTTTACCGCCCTGCTGTTCGGCCAGATGGGCTTTCAGTTCTCCACCTCCACCGAAAATGTCGGCTTTATGCTGTTCATCTTTTGTGTCGGCATCGAGGCGGGCCCTCACTTCTTCAGCGTGTTCCTACGCGATGGCATTCACTATATCACTCTCACCCTAGTGATCTTGCTGACCGCCTTGCTGCTGACCGTGGGGCTGGCCAAGTTCTTCAACCTGGGGCCGGGCATGGCGGCGGGGATCCTGGCGGGTTCCCTCACCTCAACTCCGGCGCTGGTGGGTGCCCAGGATGCCTTACGCAGCGGTCTGCTGAACCTGCCCCATCAAACCGATATGCAGGCGGTGATCGACAACATGGGCATCGGCTACGCCCTGACCTATCTGGTGGGTCTGGTGGGTCTGATGCTGGTGGTGCGCTACCTGCCCTCGCTGGCTCGCCTCGACCTCAATACCGAGGCGCAGAAGATTGCCCGCGAGCGGGGTCTCTCCGACAGCGAGAGTCGCAAGACCTATCTGCCCATCATCCGTGCCTATCGGGTCGGCCCCGAGCTGGCGGCCTGGATCGGTGGCCGTACCCTGCGGGAGACTGGCATCTATCCCCATACCGGCTGCTATGTGGAGCGGATCCGCCGCAACGGCATTCTGGCCAGCCCCGATGGTGACGCCGTCATTCAGGAAGGGGACGAGATCGCCCTGGTAGGCTATCCCGAGAGCCACGAGAAGCTGGACGTCAACTACCGTAACGGTAA
It encodes the following:
- a CDS encoding aspartate:alanine antiporter; the protein is MTIDFVTLLHQSDSLLLFVVLAFGLLLGKVRLGNFQIGNTIGVLFTALLFGQMGFQFSTSTENVGFMLFIFCVGIEAGPHFFSVFLRDGIHYITLTLVILLTALLLTVGLAKFFNLGPGMAAGILAGSLTSTPALVGAQDALRSGLLNLPHQTDMQAVIDNMGIGYALTYLVGLVGLMLVVRYLPSLARLDLNTEAQKIARERGLSDSESRKTYLPIIRAYRVGPELAAWIGGRTLRETGIYPHTGCYVERIRRNGILASPDGDAVIQEGDEIALVGYPESHEKLDVNYRNGKEVFDRNLLDLQIVTEEIVVKNDSVVGRHLVELNLTEKGCFLNRVVRSQIEMPFDRNIMLQKGDVLQISGEKQRVKLLANKIGFISIHSQTTDLVAFTTFFVLGLLIGSVSLVFGQIEFGLGNAVGLLLAGILMGYLRANHPTVGYVPPGALRLAKDLGLAVFMVSTGLKAGGGILDHLSEVGTVVLFSGMLVTTLPVLVGYLFGVWVLKMNPALLLGAITGARTCAPAMDVVNEAANSSIPALGYAGTYAVANVMLTLAGSFIIGFWF